In Zunongwangia profunda SM-A87, the following proteins share a genomic window:
- a CDS encoding TonB-dependent receptor, with product MNFNYFLFLLATIFSAQSLLAQHEISGIIIDKKQQPIVGANIYIKGTYDGAVSDKNGQFVFTSEKTGTQILVISFLSFETKEISGEINDFNNLQIQLVEKFDALNAVIINAGNFEAGTASEASVLKPLDIVTTAGSVGNIIAALETLPGTQSVGEDGRLFVRGGDASETQTFIDGLRVAQPYNASVRNIPSRGRFSPYLFKGMSFSTGGYSAEYGNALSSVLVMDTQEKAEEDNTELSFMSLGLGIGKTKNWEKSSITLNASYVNLGPYQSLIDQNIKFDKPFQSIAGEAVFRNQFENGLLKVYTAYDYSSFTVEQPIDGASQTVDLKNNNFYMNSSYQHSLGNKWHLFGGISYGNSQNDINLENEENAEIVDDTENSFHLKTKLSKRFTDKIKLNFGAEYFNTNFNQYYQTDTGDFEPNYTSGLFSVFTETDVYFTQNLAAKVGVRTTRDALLEKVYVSPRLSLAYKLDESQQISTAYGNFRQQVGQDYLKFNQDLFQQQAAHYILNYQFSKASTTLRAEAYFKKYRDLLTYTGDEITYDSNFGNNGSGYAKGIDIFWRDGHLKNLDYWVSYSFIDSKRKYQNYPEQVTPNYVANHNVSIVSKYWVQSLRSQVGFTYNFNSGRPYNDPNTLDFMSEKTSSYHSLNFNWAYLLNKQQILYVSVSNILGTKNIFGYDYANTPNASGKYTAKAVRPTADRFFFVGFFWTISDNKNRNQLDQL from the coding sequence ATGAACTTCAATTACTTTCTTTTTCTTTTAGCTACAATTTTTAGTGCGCAATCATTGCTTGCGCAACACGAAATTTCTGGGATTATTATAGATAAAAAACAGCAGCCCATAGTAGGAGCCAATATTTATATTAAAGGCACTTATGACGGTGCTGTTTCAGATAAAAATGGACAGTTTGTTTTTACTTCTGAAAAAACCGGAACACAAATCCTTGTAATTTCATTTTTGTCTTTTGAAACTAAAGAAATTTCAGGAGAAATAAATGATTTCAACAATCTACAAATTCAGCTTGTAGAAAAATTTGATGCTTTAAATGCAGTGATTATCAATGCAGGAAATTTTGAAGCAGGAACTGCCTCCGAAGCTTCGGTTTTAAAACCTTTGGATATTGTAACTACAGCCGGAAGTGTTGGGAATATTATCGCGGCATTAGAAACACTGCCTGGTACGCAAAGTGTTGGCGAAGACGGGCGTTTATTTGTAAGGGGTGGTGATGCCAGCGAAACACAAACTTTTATAGACGGATTAAGAGTTGCGCAGCCCTATAATGCTTCTGTAAGAAATATTCCTTCCAGAGGGCGATTTTCTCCCTATTTATTTAAAGGAATGTCTTTCTCTACCGGTGGTTACAGTGCCGAATATGGTAATGCCTTGTCGAGTGTGTTAGTGATGGATACTCAGGAAAAAGCCGAAGAAGATAATACAGAACTTAGCTTTATGAGTTTAGGTTTAGGGATTGGTAAAACTAAAAACTGGGAAAAAAGTTCAATCACGCTAAATGCTAGTTATGTGAATCTTGGACCTTATCAATCTTTAATCGATCAAAATATAAAATTTGATAAACCTTTCCAGTCCATTGCCGGTGAAGCTGTTTTTAGAAATCAGTTTGAAAACGGACTTTTAAAAGTCTACACCGCTTATGATTATTCTTCCTTTACAGTAGAGCAGCCTATCGATGGAGCTTCCCAAACGGTTGATTTAAAAAACAATAATTTTTATATGAATTCTTCTTATCAGCATTCGTTAGGTAACAAATGGCACTTATTTGGCGGAATTAGTTACGGAAATAGCCAAAATGATATCAATTTAGAAAATGAAGAAAATGCTGAAATAGTTGATGATACCGAAAATAGTTTTCATCTAAAAACGAAGCTTAGTAAAAGATTTACAGATAAAATAAAATTGAATTTTGGAGCGGAATATTTTAATACCAATTTTAATCAATATTACCAAACTGACACTGGTGATTTTGAGCCGAATTATACTTCAGGATTATTTTCAGTATTTACTGAAACCGATGTTTATTTTACGCAGAATCTGGCAGCGAAAGTGGGAGTAAGAACCACCCGGGACGCACTGTTGGAAAAAGTTTATGTGAGTCCGCGTTTATCTTTAGCTTATAAATTAGATGAGAGTCAACAAATTTCAACAGCGTATGGAAACTTTAGGCAACAGGTAGGGCAGGATTATTTAAAATTTAATCAGGATTTATTTCAGCAACAAGCAGCACATTATATCCTTAATTATCAATTTTCAAAAGCTTCAACTACATTAAGAGCAGAGGCTTATTTTAAAAAATATCGCGATTTATTAACCTACACAGGAGATGAAATTACGTATGATTCTAATTTTGGCAACAATGGTTCTGGTTATGCCAAAGGGATCGATATTTTTTGGCGTGACGGGCATTTAAAAAATCTTGATTATTGGGTGTCATATTCTTTTATCGATTCTAAAAGGAAATACCAAAATTATCCAGAGCAGGTAACACCAAATTATGTAGCCAATCATAATGTTTCTATTGTCAGTAAATATTGGGTTCAATCTTTACGTAGTCAGGTTGGATTTACCTATAATTTTAATTCAGGTAGGCCTTATAACGATCCTAATACGTTAGATTTTATGAGTGAGAAAACTTCATCTTACCATAGTTTGAATTTCAACTGGGCATATTTACTTAATAAACAGCAAATTCTTTATGTCTCGGTTTCCAATATTCTAGGGACTAAAAATATATTTGGATATGATTATGCTAACACCCCAAATGCTTCAGGAAAATACACTGCAAAGGCAGTTAGACCCACGGCCGACAGGTTTTTCTTTGTGGGGTTCTTTTGGACGATAAGTGATAATAAAAACCGAAATCAGTTGGATCAACTTTAA
- a CDS encoding 2TM domain-containing protein, which produces MQTLNKIIKISFIVSILVFIINLIFNDFKIDYFKDLENWGIMVFYSLSLTIVNVLYADLFEKYVGWENAGPKRVFLSASGSIIVTLIAYFLCRLIQIVLLVPTKTLTEFISEEKLRYYLFPLLFSTVISLFFHLVYFFRARQEEKVKEQQIIAGTATSRFDALKNQLDPHFLFNSLNVLSSLIDEDPDMAQKFTGSLSKVYRYVLEQKSKELVTIEEELKFAKVYMNLLKMRFEDSIIYDFPEQLSNPEAKVVPLSLQLLLENTVKHNKITPDSPLVITIYEADRVLVVKNNLQPKEILKSGSGVGLVNIKERYNLLTKRTMEIIKTEDEFMVRLPLLTKQTNQLKPLKSEKMKTIDSQRYLQAKERVHKEKEFYGNLTSYCIIIPVLAVFNYLTTDFIWVIFPALGWGLGLLFHGFAAFNYSPFLGKDWEERKIKEIINKED; this is translated from the coding sequence ATGCAAACCCTAAATAAAATTATCAAGATTAGTTTTATAGTAAGTATTTTGGTTTTTATTATAAACCTAATTTTTAACGACTTTAAAATTGATTATTTTAAAGATTTAGAAAATTGGGGAATAATGGTTTTTTATAGTTTATCCCTAACCATTGTAAATGTTTTGTATGCCGATCTTTTTGAGAAATATGTAGGTTGGGAAAATGCCGGGCCAAAAAGAGTTTTCCTTTCAGCATCAGGATCAATAATAGTAACTCTTATAGCTTATTTTTTGTGTAGGCTTATACAAATTGTTCTCTTGGTACCAACTAAAACGCTTACTGAATTTATAAGTGAAGAGAAATTAAGATATTATTTATTTCCGCTATTGTTCAGTACCGTAATATCCTTGTTTTTTCATCTTGTTTATTTTTTTAGAGCCAGGCAGGAAGAAAAAGTAAAAGAGCAGCAAATCATCGCAGGAACAGCCACTTCAAGATTTGATGCACTTAAAAATCAGCTTGATCCTCATTTTCTTTTTAATAGTCTGAATGTGTTGAGTTCTTTAATTGATGAAGATCCTGATATGGCACAAAAATTTACCGGTTCATTATCTAAAGTATATCGCTATGTTTTAGAGCAAAAAAGCAAAGAACTGGTAACGATAGAAGAAGAACTTAAATTTGCTAAAGTCTATATGAATCTTTTAAAAATGCGCTTCGAAGATTCTATCATATATGATTTTCCTGAACAACTTTCAAATCCCGAAGCGAAGGTGGTACCACTTTCACTACAGTTATTATTAGAAAACACTGTAAAACATAATAAAATAACTCCCGATTCTCCTTTGGTTATTACAATTTACGAGGCGGATAGGGTACTTGTGGTGAAGAATAACCTACAGCCTAAAGAAATTTTAAAAAGTGGAAGTGGGGTAGGCCTGGTAAATATTAAAGAACGCTACAACCTGCTTACTAAAAGGACAATGGAAATTATTAAAACAGAAGACGAGTTTATGGTGCGTCTTCCTTTATTGACGAAACAAACCAACCAGTTAAAACCTTTAAAATCTGAAAAAATGAAAACAATAGATAGCCAAAGATACTTACAGGCAAAAGAACGTGTACATAAAGAGAAAGAATTCTACGGGAATCTTACGTCTTATTGTATAATAATTCCTGTGCTAGCGGTCTTTAATTATCTGACTACAGATTTTATATGGGTTATTTTCCCGGCGCTAGGTTGGGGACTGGGACTACTGTTTCATGGTTTTGCAGCTTTTAACTATAGTCCTTTTCTAGGAAAGGATTGG